A window from Salvia splendens isolate huo1 unplaced genomic scaffold, SspV2 ctg300, whole genome shotgun sequence encodes these proteins:
- the LOC121789653 gene encoding high-affinity nitrate transporter 3.2-like, which yields MATKACLIVSLWISCLLATSHATTFSSLQRTIVLTASPQAGQVLKAGEDNITLTWSLNTTFPSGTDSTYKDVTVELCYAPISQKDRGWRKTVDELAKDKTCQHNIVKKPYTSSNITFTWTVRKDVPGATYFVRAYALDSAGKKVAFGQTTDAHKTTNLFEVEAVTGRHVSLDIASVCFSAFSIFSLFGFFFMDKRKGKSSK from the exons ATGGCGACCAAAGCCTGCCTCATCGTTTCACTATGGATTTCGTGTTTGCTAGCCACTAGCCATGCCACCACCTTCTCTTCTCTCCAGAGAACTATCGTCCTCACGGCTTCACCTCAAGCCGGACAAG TTTTGAAGGCCGGAGAGGATAACATAACCCTGACATGGTCCCTTAACACCACCTTCCCATCCGGGACTGACTCCACCTACAAAGACGTCACAGTAGAGCTGTGCTACGCTCCAATCAGCCAGAAGGACCGCGGGTGGAGAAAAACAGTCGACGAGTTGGCTAAGGACAAGACTTGCCAGCACAATATTGTCAAAAAGCCATACACTTCTTCTAACATCACCTTCACCTGGACAGTGAGGAAGGATGTTCCTGGTGCCACGTACTTTGTCCGAGCCTACGCCCTCGACTCAGCAGGCAAGAAGGTAGCCTTTGGGCAAACCACCGATGCTCACAAGACGACCAACTTGTTCGAGGTTGAGGCAGTCACCGGACGCCATGTGTCACTTGACATTGCCTCTGTTTGCTTCTCTGCCTTCTCCATTTTTTCCTTGTTTGGATTCTTCTTCATGGACAAGAGGAAGGGAAAGTCATCAAAA